From Oncorhynchus kisutch isolate 150728-3 unplaced genomic scaffold, Okis_V2 scaffold1621, whole genome shotgun sequence, the proteins below share one genomic window:
- the LOC116366969 gene encoding uncharacterized protein LOC116366969 isoform X2, with protein sequence MAVALFMMSSAQIYSDIDILLLIGMSVLQVAQREDGDPQREGKEVVEEEPVATPKEEAKKGRKAKRKRSGKKSRKLGTDNDAVSRNKHLDRGSVIELLEKKAVKAAFGPGNKDEMEYSYPILISFLRNLTDEQWQVIYKGLKNPMTKEQLAKLCKTIVTFIAQTTLQILLPALARVLGVKDFADDDTDSPKRGGSARSFAAFDQERLELIQEVRYLAKKMYKGGTGAQHLRSLTPSSKRYVPLKVFMYGFHQDHLSSVSQCNLLYLM encoded by the exons ATGGCTGTAGCTCTATTTATGATGTCCTCTGCACAGATCTACTCTGACATTGACATATTATTACTTATTGGAATGTCTGTCCTTCAGGTAGcacagagggaggatggtgatcctcagagggaaggaaaggaagtTGTTGAGGAAGAACCGGTGGCCACGCCCAAAGAGGAGGCCAAGAAGGGAAGGAAG GCAAAAAGGAAGAGGAGTGGCAAGAAGTCAAGGAAGCTGGGCACTGACAACGATGCAG TCTCCAGGAATAAACACCTGGATAGAGGATCTGTAATTGAGCTCCTGGAGAAGAAAGCTGTTAAGGCTGCATTCGGCCCAGGCAACAAGGATGAGATGGAATACTCCTACCCAATCCTCATCTCATTCCTGCGCAATCTTACTGATGA GCAGTGGCAAGTGATCTACAAAGGACTAAAAAACCCT ATGACGAAGGAACAGCTTGCCAAATTGTGCAAGACAATTGTAACCTTCATCGCACAGACCACCCTGCAGATCCTGCTGCCAGCCCTGGCCCGCGTACTTGGGGTAAAGGACTTTGCTGACGACGACACTGACTCACCCAAGAGGGGTGGTAGTGCAAGATCCTTTGCTGCCTTTGATCAGGAAAGACTGGAGCTCATCCAGGAAGTTAGATATCTGGCGAAGAAAATGTATAAGGGCGGCACAGGGGCTCAACATCTCAGGTCCCTAACACCCTCTTCTAAGAGGTATGTTCCCCTCAAGGTTTTCATGTATGGATTTCACCAAGATCATCTATCCAGTGTTAGCCAATGCAATTTACTCTATCTGATGTAG
- the LOC116366969 gene encoding uncharacterized protein LOC116366969 isoform X1 has product MAVALFMMSSAQIYSDIDILLLIGMSVLQVAQREDGDPQREGKEVVEEEPVATPKEEAKKGRKAKRKRSGKKSRKLGTDNDAVSRNKHLDRGSVIELLEKKAVKAAFGPGNKDEMEYSYPILISFLRNLTDEQWQVIYKGLKNPMTKEQLAKLCKTIVTFIAQTTLQILLPALARVLGVKDFADDDTDSPKRGGSARSFAAFDQERLELIQEVRYLAKKMYKGGTGAQHLRSLTPSSKSSQTSVKVHLGMTEDRIIKSVQEQLSDHNILSSCPPELTVGLIKVVVEQLNSALSATISRAISGRSSPISSGTQAAEQMVNMVQKCFDDHTTPEDQSSTSVLESCIPPATEEVMTVIAEMVGELEKEDPELAKVFREVAVKVKMLASGSDLVVEHLDVEDSPVPEELNIICTSCKAMMQNLGTLFSVKFKTKASKAVSEILVRRLMSDISGMVQPSHSFSTTPSLMNASSPSDRILDSAATELIQIKVESETSKIIDNFVEDVKDIVQYIELDQPTSTQRDTQVGHCTTKRKPFRAARRLCERLQAKLETLFLRMGGAPVQGEELMEKADSSAVLLEHTDSSDLPVSILSLPSPCRSESPISERSSSSLSDGCDSTGSVGEKTPEQPETSKSEAILQVVNSTGLGSLRKCQSENSQPLLSLCDSNMVPCTKEVLSQIVTMYRSEVADLECTSSVAEGSSSNSLEVCGFLDSVMSYLEDMPVSGSSWLEGLRDTPASVIEKLSSEEFQMNATNEVRKILIKSVSSFPSKVSSSQTDSQMLPAKSTISLRHTDITAFEIVGSITNDMKSLFPPTESSTTLWQADSMLQQSDEKTSEYTEATPKGSQSGLEVSEKKIWTTAKTIYHNVKTKMRNYFTWQNQVKATTAQAKKTLSHILVSIQKELSKSDQTVTALSQIENVVGMMLKDVERVSSECGEELIYQAPQRSSSSLSSSSARSKKSEWEFSLPGTPISSDLPECITQPIVRCSVIDMGKSTKPKTLVCDARESMSAIVDTIIKEVHPEEEGEVAFHPDLTAAIARLEELISQGRIGALSRDLTHQVNRIISESNLTPLVLTVAAGKSASDTVLTELKRNDKTVGKPTAYKLVQLFAEESVKRLLLPSLVPSTASMSLAQGVSVPASVSEDRISCSFSSSAFSDTVSLFTKVMVSQVMDSVVSDAQSRGSSPTGTVTDIGSLLSGKSYPLPSFSAISMTTSGTSNAARGFEANIDAEERDTISCFGVPQSIVCDQNSTSPDVASLSTPSTDNLVGDDDFTGLISMLVVRLLSKIQTQTDLYPTDVTRTSQDLIPKVIAAFCAWSGCSETQAYPKNLKSHKVYSTVYKHLLKEFGSEKILQLAVSTQDSTFNRILVKSLSKELLHSCNEASRAASRTSFEATRPEALLMAEDVKATRGKLSFLQRLARLKFDLKPFMMGNKKDSKKNSRHSESKDQTTAEDIILAHPGLPEGLPSTSQQEKPRKRPLLIRMFSTISIGLSKPFKRFSKQA; this is encoded by the exons ATGGCTGTAGCTCTATTTATGATGTCCTCTGCACAGATCTACTCTGACATTGACATATTATTACTTATTGGAATGTCTGTCCTTCAGGTAGcacagagggaggatggtgatcctcagagggaaggaaaggaagtTGTTGAGGAAGAACCGGTGGCCACGCCCAAAGAGGAGGCCAAGAAGGGAAGGAAG GCAAAAAGGAAGAGGAGTGGCAAGAAGTCAAGGAAGCTGGGCACTGACAACGATGCAG TCTCCAGGAATAAACACCTGGATAGAGGATCTGTAATTGAGCTCCTGGAGAAGAAAGCTGTTAAGGCTGCATTCGGCCCAGGCAACAAGGATGAGATGGAATACTCCTACCCAATCCTCATCTCATTCCTGCGCAATCTTACTGATGA GCAGTGGCAAGTGATCTACAAAGGACTAAAAAACCCT ATGACGAAGGAACAGCTTGCCAAATTGTGCAAGACAATTGTAACCTTCATCGCACAGACCACCCTGCAGATCCTGCTGCCAGCCCTGGCCCGCGTACTTGGGGTAAAGGACTTTGCTGACGACGACACTGACTCACCCAAGAGGGGTGGTAGTGCAAGATCCTTTGCTGCCTTTGATCAGGAAAGACTGGAGCTCATCCAGGAAGTTAGATATCTGGCGAAGAAAATGTATAAGGGCGGCACAGGGGCTCAACATCTCAGGTCCCTAACACCCTCTTCTAAGAG TTCCCAGACCTCAGTGAAAGTCCACCTGGGAATGACAGAGGACAGAATCATCAAAAGTGTCCAGGAGCAACTGTCTGATCATAATATCCTGTCCTCTTGCCCACCTGAGCTGACTGTTGGTCTTATCAAGGTGGTGGTCGAACAGCTTAACTCTGCCCTCTCTGCGACCATCAGCAGAGCCATTTCAGGGCGGTCCTCCCCTATTTCTTCTGGTACCCAGGCCGCTGAACAAATGGTCAACATGGtccagaaatgttttgatgatCACACCACCCCAGAGGACCAGAGCTCTACCTCTGTATTAGAGTCATGCATTCCACCTGCAACAGAAGAAGTGATGACTGTTATCGCAGAGATGGTGGGTGAATTGGAAAAAGAAGATCCGGAATTGGCTAAGGTTTTTCGAGAAGTGGCTGTGAAAGTTAAAATGTTGGCATCTGGCAGTGACCTTGTAGTGGAGCACCTGGATGTTGAAGACTCTCCTGTTCCAGAGGAGCTGAACATAATATGTACATCTTGCAAAGCAATGATGCAAAATCTTGGCACTCTGTTTAGTGTGAAGTTCAAGACCAAAGCCTCAAAGGCTGTGAGTGAAATTCTTGTGAGAAGGTTAATGAGCGATATCTCTGGTATGGTTCAACCTTCTCATTCATTTAGTACCACTCCAAGCTTGATGAATGCATCTAGCCCATCTGACAGGATCCTTGATTCTGCGGCCACTGAGCTCATACAGATCAAAGTAGAATCTGAGACATCAAAAATAATTGATAACTTTGTTGAAGATGTCAAGGACATTGTGCAGTATATTGAATTAGATCAGCCAACAAGCACCCAGAGAGATACCCAAGTGGGACACTGTACGACAAAGCGGAAACCCTTCCGTGCAGCTCGTAGACTCTGCGAGAGACTTCAGGCAAAGCTGGAGACATTGTTCCTCAGAATGGGTGGAGCTCCAGTCCAAGGGGAAGAACTTATGGAAAAAGCTGACTCCAGTGCTGTGCTTCTGGAGCATACTGACTCCAGTGATCTGCCTGTTTCAATCCTGAGCTTGCCTTCCCCATGTAGGAGTGAATCCCCTATATCAGAACGTAGTTCATCTTCTTTATCTGATGGATGTGATTCAACTGGCTCTGTAGGAGAGAAAACACCAGAGCAACCTGAAACCAGTAAGAGTGAGGCAATACTGCAAGTGGTCAACTCAACAGGACTTGGTTCTCTCCGTAAATGCCAAAGTGAGAACTCTCAACCattactgtctctctgtgattCCAACATGGTGCCCTGCACCAAAGAGGTCTTGTCCCAGATTGTGACCATGTATAGGTCAGAGGTGGCAGATTTGGAATGCACATCATCTGTTGCAGAGGGTTCCTCTTCCAACTCCCTTGAAGTCTGTGGCTTTTTGGACAGTGTCATGTCTTATCTAGAAGACATGCCTGTGTCTGGTTCTTCATGGTTGGAAGGATTGAGAGATACTCCAGCCTCAGTCATTGAGAAACTCTCCAGTGAGGAGTTCCAGATGAACGCTACCAACGAAGTGCGAAAAATACTGATCAAATCAGTCAGTAGCTTTCCCAGCAAAGTCAGTTCCAGCCAGACAGATTCTCAGATGTTGCCAGCAAAATCAACAATTTCCTTAAGGCATACAGATATAACTGCTTTTGAAATCGTTGGATCAATTACAAATGACATGAAGAGCCTTTTCCCACCCACAGAGTCTTCTACTACTCTATGGCAGGCAGACTCTATGCTTCAACAGAGTGATGAGAAAACCTCAGAGTACACTGAGGCCACACCCAAAGGCTCACAGTCTGGTTTGGAAGTATCTGAGAAGAAGATCTGGACAACTGCAAAGACTATTTACCACAATGTGAAGACAAAGATGAGGAATTATTTTACATGGCAAAATCAAGTcaaagcaacaacggctcaagcCAAAAAGACCCTCAGCCATATTCTGGTTTCAATTCAGAAAGAGCTGTCAAAATCTGACCAAACGGTGACTGCGCTTTCACAAATAGAGAATGTGGTTGGAATGATGCTGAAGGATGTTGAAAGGGTAAGCAGTGAATGTGGTGAGGAACTGATCTATCAAGCGCCACAGCGTTCTTCCTCCTCGTTGTCATCCTCATCTGCCAGATCAAAGAAGTCAGAGTGGGAATTTTCACTCCCTGGCACTCCCATCTCTTCTGATTTACCAGAGTGTATTACTCAGCCCATTGTGAGATGCTCAGTCATCGACATGGGCAAATCTACTAAGCCAAAAACATTGGTGTGTGATGCCAGGGAAAGCATGTCTGCAATAGTGGATACCATCATAAAGGAGGTACAtccagaggaagaaggggaggttGCATTCCACCCTGATCTAACAGCTGCAATAGCAAGACTGGAGGAGCTCATATCTCAGGGTAGGATTGGTGCTCTCTCACGTGATCTTACTCACCAAGTCAACCGCATCATTTCTGAGAGCAACTTGACCCCTCTGGTTCTGACAGTGGCGGCTGGAAAGAGTGCATCCGATACAGTCCTTACTGAGCTGAAGAGGAATGACAAGACGGTGGGGAAGCCCACAGCTTACAAGCTGGTTCAGCTTTTTGCAGAGGAGTCTGTGAAGCGCCTCTTGCTTCCTAGCCTTGTGCCCTCTACAGCTTCAATGAGTTTGGCTCAGGGAGTTAGTGTGCCGGCTAGCGTATCTGAAGATAGGATTTCATGTTCTTTTTCCTCATCAGCATTTAGTGACACAGTCAGCCTGTTTACCAAAGTAATGGTAAGCCAGGTCATGGACTCTGTGGTTTCTGATGCACAAAGCAGAGGGTCATCTCCAACCGGAACTGTAACTGATATAGGCAGTCTACTGAGTGGTAAGTCCTACCCTCTGCCATCTTTCTCCGCCATCAGCATGACAACAAGTGGGACCTCCAATGCTGCACGAGGCTTTGAGGCCAACATAGATGCTGAGGAAAGGGATACCATCAGTTGTTTCGGTGTACCTCAGAGCATTGTTTGTGATCAGAATTCAACCAGCCCGGATGTTGCCTCGCTTTCAACCCCATCCACTGACAACTTAGTCGGTGATGATGACTTCACCGGCCTCATCAGCATGTTAGTGGTGAGACTTCTGTCAAAAATCCAAACCCAAACTGATCTGTACCCAACTGACGTCACACGCACGTCACAAGACCTGATTCCAAAAGTTATAGCTGCCTTCTGTGCATGGTCAGGCTGCTCTGAGACCCAAGCTTATCCCAAGAACCTGAAGAGTCACAAAGTATACAGCACCGTCTACAAACATCTGTTGAAGGAGTTTGGCTCAGAGAAAATACTCCAACTGGCCGTGTCGACTCAGGACTCCACATTCAATAGGATTCTTGTGAAGTCATTGAGCAAGGAGCTTCTCCACAGTTGTAACGAGGCATCAAGAGCAGCCTCAAGAACATCTTTCGAAGCCACCAGGCCAGAAGCTCTTCTCATGGCTGAAGATGTGAAGGCTACCAGAGGGAAGCTGTCTTTCCTACAAAGGCTTGCCAGACTGAAATTCGACTTAAAG CCATTCATGATGGGAAACAAGAAGGATTCCAAGAAGAATTCCCGCCATTCTGAATCCAAAGACCAGACTACTGCTGAAGATATCATAT TGGCACATCCTGGACTCCCAGAGggtcttccctccacctctcaacAGGAGAAGCCTCGCAAACGTCCCCTTCTAATCAGGATGTTTTCCACCATCTCCATAGGCCTATCCAAGCCATTCAAACGGTTTTCAAAGCAAGCTTAA